Part of the Lolium rigidum isolate FL_2022 chromosome 6, APGP_CSIRO_Lrig_0.1, whole genome shotgun sequence genome, GCCCCACGGAGTggagcttccgcctcctcctccccagcGGCGTGACCGGTGCCGAGAGTCTGGCCTTCGACGCGCGTGGCAACGGCCCCTACGCCGGCGTCTCCGACGGCCGCGTCCTCAAGTGGGGCGGCAGCGCCGTCGGCTGGACCACCTTCGCGTACCACGCCAACTACCGGAAGCTGGCCATGTGCACCGTGCCCGTGGCGCCTTCGGAGCAGACGGAGAGCCTGTGCGGGCGCCCGCTCGGGCTCGCCTTCCACCGCAAGTCCGGCGACCTCTACATCGCCGACGCGTACAAGGGGCTCATGAGGGTtggcgccgacggcggcgaggcCGAGGTGCTCGCGTCAGGAGCCGACGGCGTTCCGTTCAACTTCGTTAATGGCATCGACGTGGATCAGGCCACCGGTGACGTTTACTTCACCGATAGCAGCGTCACTTACCCGCGAAGGTACATATTCTGTCGAATACACAAACGTAGATCATCCTTCATGCATACTAAGATAAATTTGACTACTCGATCGGCATAGCTGACGTACTCTAAATCACCATTATTGATGCAATATGCTACTGAATTTACAGGTTCAATACTGAGATCATGATGAACGCGGACGCCACAGGGAGGCTGCTGAAGTACGATGCGAAGACGAAGCAGGTCACTGTACTGAAGGACGATCTGCCATACCCTAACGGGGTGGCGGTGAGCTACGACGGGACATACGTTGTCGTGGCGCACACCGTGCCGTGCCAGGCGCATAAGTACTACCTGCAAGGAGCAAAGGCTGGCCGCTATGAACTACTCGCCGATCTGCCGGGATACCCGGACAACGTGAGGCGTGACGGGAAGGGCGGCTACTGGGTGGCTCTGAACCAGGAGAAGGCGCGCCCGGACGCAACCACGGCTCCGGTGAAGCATCTGGTGGGAGTCCGCCTTGACGGCAATggcgtggaggtggaggagctcaCGGCCGCCAAGGGCGTCACGCTTAGCGAGGTGACCGAGAGGAACGGAACGCTCTGGCTGGGCTCCGTTGAGCTTGACTACATAGGAATAGCTTCATGATTTCCTTACAGTGTTTTTATTAGGAGAATCAGTACATACTCACCAAGAGTATAACAATGCAGTCAGGTTTTGTTAGCACAAGTATAACTATAGATTTTAATTGGTTGGTAGATGTAATTATCCGAGAACGTTTTTACTAGTAATATTTTCTTAATCTATATACTCAATCTTGTGTGGAATCTCTTTGCATGGAACCATGACATGTAAATACTTTATGGCTGCGGGCGTGCGTGCACACCATAGATCGAAATCCTCAATCCAGTAGAATTCATGCTGGGTCGAAATCCTCTTCAGTTTATTGTTGCCCTTCTCTGAATATTATATGTGCATGTTCGTAACCGAAGTGTTCGTGTTCAAGAATCATGAGACGCGCTAATCTCATTTATTTATACCACGTACATACTTTCCCTGGTCTGCTTGGTCCACCTCATGTAAACCATGATAGTAGTTAGCAGTGCTTGTGTTTATATAGTGGCGTATCACGGTTGTTTGCCTCCAAATCAACGACACCTCATTGTTCCAATCACTGGGTATCACGGTTGTTTGCCTCCATCAACGACGCCTCATTGTTCCTCCCACCCTTCCAAGATCCTCTCTGCACCTTCTGTACAGATCATGCGGACAACACTAAGGGAAAAtaagtctttgccgtgcaactatttgcacggcaaagggccctATATGTGAAGGAAGTTCCTAGCCTGCTGCTTAGTGCTCAACTTTGATTTCATTGTTCGTGTTTCTGATTTGGCAACTTTTTTCTACAGATGAATCTTCTTCGACAATGATCACTGACTTAACTGCCTGAAGTTTACAACTTCTGATGGCACAGGACTGAAATATACAAAAAAAAGTTCTAGCAGATTGCGGATTATTTCAATGCAGTTTGTAGGAAATAGATTATAAGCCTTGAGTCCTCGAATAGAGTCCTTAATCAGCACTCACACAAGAGCCCAAGATTTGCACCATGGAAGCTGGTTGTCCGCATTTGCAGTTTATTAGGCTTCATTGCAATTGGTTTGCTACTGTATGAGGGGCCCCAACCCAGACACCCAGTTAGATTCTTAGACTGAAGCACGTCAGATTAGAAAACATGGCTTCTTGATCAGTTACGAAATTTGGTTATGTGTGTCAGCCTGCTTGACCATTGTCGCGCCTATCTAACATGTATTTGTTGTTTTGAAACTTGCTTGAAAGTACAGAGTGTGCTATTTAGCTTCTCCATCAAAAGATTGATTGATTTTATGTGTCAACTTCTCAAGCCTGGACTTATTAATAGACTGTACCATTAAGTGAATTCACAAGAGATATTTTGCATAGTTTGTTCAGGTCATATGTATTATCTCATTATAGCAAGTCTACATAAAGCAGAGTTTTTATCGGCTGCTTAGATTTGTTGTTACAAGTTTCCAAATTATGCAATACTCTCTAAGATTTATGCTCGTAGAAAACTGGACGAAACATTGCATTGGCACCTGCAGAAGTTCTAATGATACCATGGAAGCCAGGGAGGGCACTTTTGTGGTCAGAGATGCTAAATTAACACATTACAattagtttatttatttattattcctTTATTTTCTGTAGCACTGTAGATTCTTTGGATATGACCTGATTAAATGGTAAATTCAAACAGGTATTTGATTCTTATAAATTGGCTTTTCGTAATGGAGTGTTCTACTTTTTGTACTCAAATCCAATCACAACTGGTAAACAGTGATCCCTCAAAGAAGAGAAGGCAACAACTCAGCAAACCTGAACTAAAAAGCATGGTGCGAGGAGAAGATGAAGAATGTAACATAGCCAGCAGATGAACCCACTAGCTGGCTCATTTCTTGTTGAGGTCGACGCCGGCCTTCTTGGCGACGGCGTCGAGGCCGTGCTTCTCGATGGTCTTGAGGGCCTTGGTGGAGAGGCGCAgcttgacgtagcgcttgccggccTCCCACCACAGCTTCTTGTACTGCAGGTTGACGAACTGCTGCTTCTTGGTCTTGTGGTTGGAGAAGGACACCTTGTTGGCCCGGTTGGTCCTCTTATCCAGGAAGGGGCAGATCCGACCTGAGCACAGCGATCATTCATGACTCTTAGCCGTTGAATCCAGGTGTTAGATGTTATAAAGCAGTAGCAATTCTGAAAGAGAACCAGTTCCCTTGTTGTACCACTGGAAGACTGCTACAAGCCTACAACTGTTCCTATATGTACCCTTCATATAATAACACACTTGGACAGGTGCTGAAATTGTTCTTGATTCATGGCAATAAGAATCTTTGGTGCCGTGAAAGGAGTGAATAGATGCTGTCTGACAATTGGACACGATGCGCAAGAATTGCCTGTTGCCGGCTGTCATGTATATTCTCCAAACTCCACAGGTACAACTCAAGCTCTAGCCGGTGAAATCTTAGTTTCAGAGTAATCAACAGTGCATGGTAACTTAATAAATGAAGGTAATCAAGCTAACCCTACCATCTGAGTGGTACATTTTCTGTTGATCTACTGTACATACACACCGCACGTAACAATTACAGTTGGTCTGAAGAAAATCAGACAGAGCAGCACAAGTCTGTCTGTATGTCACAGTACACACAACGAGCACGGCTGGCAGAAGCAATATTGCAACGCAATGCAATGCAAGCGAGGAAATAAACAAAGGAAAGGAGGGTGGAGGGACGTACGGGCAACGATGGTGTGCTTGGTGGAGAGGGGGAGGGGGGCAGCGGTGGCCGTGAGGCCGAGGCTGAGGCCGGCGAGCTGAGAAGTGGCGAACCCGAGCGAGGTGGCGTAGGCGTTCGAGCGGGCGAGCGGGGCCCTGGCGGCGCCGGCGGGCATGGAGTAGGAGCACAGCATGGACGCCATGGATGGGTGGAATGGATTTCTGACTGAAACCTTGCTCGGGTCGGGGGAAGGGAAGAAGAGGATAAGAAGAGGCGCACGGACGACGTAAAGGGGAGAAGAGGATAATGAATGCCAGAAAGCCCACGACTGGGTCAGGCTCAAGCCCAGCCCATCTCTTGCGGCCCAATCGGGCTTCCACATCTTTAACTGTGTAACCTAGCGCTCtgccaaaaaaaaaactgtaACCTTGCTCGAGATCTTCCGCCGAGGCCAGGGATAGAGCCAGGAATTAAATACGATGGGGCCAAATGAACAACTTTTTTATTTGGAGGAAGTCATATACGTAGGTGAATTTGGAGTACATTTTTTTACAAAATATAGTAGGGTTTTAGAAAAAAATTCCATCATTAGAAGGGACCATGGCCTTGGCTAGCAACCCTGGCTCCATCCCTGGCCGCAGCCCCAGCACCAGTGCACCACcaccctcctctcctccctcacccccaccttcATCAAGGACGGTGACATCGGAGTTGTCGCGATGCTCTTCCACTGCAACATCCTGGCGCTCATCGGCGTTGTCTCCTCCCCGCATTACCCCTGTATAAGCACCAACCTTGTAACAGGGAATAATAGACTTGTTGAAAATGAATCAAGTCTAAATCTTCTCACTCCGTCTCTCTATTCCTCACCCCCTTTACAGAGTGGTGTTCCCATGTTTTGGGTGGGTTTGGTCGTGTGGTGAGTGTGGGCATGACACCATAGTTCATGTTGTTGTACGGTTTTCGCTTGATTTTTCATTAACTACTATAAATATTTTCTTGTTAATTAATAATGGATAAGGCAaaacttttgtttttgttttaaaaaAGTTTGTACTTGCCGGGGTTAAATGTTCCGATGGATCAGGTCCAAAATTGGAATCAGGCAATCGCACATTCTACTTGCTGATCACGGATACATCTTGCAATGAGGATCTCCGGAGCATTGTTAACCTTTTGAAATTAAGTGCGAAACATCTTTTGAAATCTCTGAAGAAAATGCTAGTTCAGAGCAAGGACGCCTGTATCATAATCTTCTTGTTACAATACTCCCAAACATCTTTTGAAATCTCTGAAGAAAGTTACAGAAATCACAATTCAACACCAATTTGCTGCATACAAGATTCAGCTTATTCTCAAATGAATTTCCCATGGGCCAGGTCCCAAAATTGGTCTTCGGTTTCGTATGAACATATGCATCAGTTCTGCAATTGGAATTAGGCGATCGCACATTCTGCTAGCTGATCACGGATACATCTTGCAACGAGGATCTCCGAAGCATTACTGACCTTTTCTCCAATTAATCAAACAACTCTATTAACATTACATggcccaaaaataaataaataaaactatgTATAAATAACCGTATAAAAGGTGCTGTTGTTTACAGTTTACAGCCATGTACACCCAAACCTGTGACTAGCTCAATCCTTCCCTCTACACTAAAACTTGCTGCCAAAcaatcaaaacaaaaaacaaaacaaaaaaatctcaAGAGCTTTTGTCCTGTATAAAATGTACACATTTCTACCCAAACGAATCACCTCAAGAACACGCAGGGCTTGTGATCCTTGGTGTCCGTTTCTGGACGCCGCTGGTCACCGTTGGGCACCCACCAGACTCTGATGCTCTTGTCGAGCCCTCCGCTGTACACCATGCAGCCATTGCTGGTCCGGCACACGGAGGCCTGGATGCACTTGACGGGGCCCTCGTGGCCTCCGACGGCGCCGACCTTGGCGAGGCCGCCGTCGGGCTGCCGGCGCCACAGGCCGATGGTCTTGTCGGCGGAGCCGGTGCACACCAGGTCGCCGGCCACGCAGAGGCACAGCACGGCCATGGGGTGCGCTTTGATGTCACACGCGAGGTTCCACCGCGCGCCGCCGTGCCGGTCCCAGCCGAGGACGTGCCCGTCCGAGCCGGCCGCGTACACGCGCCGCCCCGCCGAGGTTCCGTCGGCGCTCACCGCGACGGCGTTCCACGACACGCCGTCGCGCGCGACGAGGACGGCCAGGAGGGTGTGCGTCGACTTGCCTTTCTCCCAGGCCTTGACGCGGCCGTCGGCAGAGGCGGAGTACACGACGCCGCAGTCAGCAGCGACAGCGTTGATGGCGTCGTCGTGGGCGCGCACGGACTCGAGGCACCTGAGGTcggacatgcgccacaccttgagCGTCCGGTCCCAGGAGCCGGAGTAGACGACGCCGTCCtgcacggcgacggcgaggcaggagatGCTGTCGGCGTGCtcgatccagagccgccgcctggCGCCGCGGCGGGTCTGCGGCGCGTAGCTGGCCTGCCGGAACACGCGGCCCAGGTAGTCCCGGGCGGTGGGCAGCGCGGCGACGAGCTTGAAGGCGTTCTCGGAGCGGCGCGAGACGCGCCACACGCGCACGCGCCCGTCCTGGTGCGCCGAGAACACGCGCCCGCCCGCGACAGCCAGCGCCTTGACGGAGCCGGAGCCcgagccctcgccgccgccgaagcgCGCGAAGAGGCGCAGGTCCGGCTGCTGCCAGGCCACGATGTCGGCGCCCGTGGAGGCGCTGAGCAGGAACTCGCCGCAGAGGGAGAGGCAGGACACGGAGCCGCCGCCCCCGTGCGCGTCCCGGAACACCGCCAGCGGCTTGCACGGCGACGCctccatcggcatcggcatcatcGGCGCCCCGTCGGATGATGCCGAGaatgaggaggaggtggaggaggacgaggaggaggagagggagtcgTGCCGCCGCGGGAGGAGGGGCACGGACATTGCGGCGCGTTCTTGATCCGGCGGCGTAATCGCCATGGCTGATTGGCCGGGTTTCTTGACGCACGCGCGCGGAGAGATGGAGAGACGTTGGCTGGGGGAGGCTATGCTAAAATTGCAGTCTTGCAGAGGAGGCGACAGAGAGGCAGGCGGAGCGGAGGGAAGGTCGGTTTTAAGCCGGCGAGGCGACCACCGGCTGCCGCTTGCTTTCCCTTTTTCGCTAGAGAAAAGGTGGTGGTTAAATAAGGCGGGGTTGGTCCGGGACGAAGCTGCGGCCCAACGGCTACTAGGCGCGGGCGGAGGTGGAGCAGAGGGACAGGGATTCAGTAACATTCAAACAGCATGGCACGTTGTGCCATGACCTCTCATCCACCCTACACTTTTCATCTAACGGCTGCTATCAATCGATTTGAAAATTTtgctaaatttgtcttttttgctgcgcccaaaatacaaaatatttttgattgaaactttccgtacttacaacatgattcgttCGGAGCAGAGCATTCATCGCTACGTGTTTCAATGTTACTGAATCCCTGTCCGGAGCAGAGCATTCATCGCTACGGTTTCAGTTTTCTCTACACAAAAGCGGCTGTTTTTGCAGAAATTAAACGTCTTGCCTTCGGCATGTGTCCAAATCAACGGTAATGTATCACATTTACAAAAAatacttcatctcttcttatttaCTTCCGCATCCTCAATTTAGTCAAAGTCAATCAAACACTGAAACGTTTGCCACCTGTACGTTTAGGAAAATTATCAGCATCTACACTACAAAATCTGTGGTGCTAGAATTGTTAAAGTCCTTTATGCGTTCCATAATTCTTTCATGCTTTTATTTAAAATTTGAGCTAAAGTCGCGACAAGAGTTATGCAACGGAGGGAataaattttcatattatatgctttAATACTATAAAGATGTCGATATTGTTATGTAAATTTTTATCTTTAAGTGAAAGGCCCTCTCCCCTCCTCAAAACCTATTCCCCAAAAAATGTGCCAGCCCACCGCCACGCCTACGTCGGACCCGACCCATAGGGGTCGACATGGGTGCTCTAGTGCACAACCACGTAGGGAACGACCTCGTGAggcctcctcgccggcgacgcTGAGCCGATTGATCAGCTTTATTAATTATCTCGTTGGTTCGCCAGGCGGCGACTCAAGGTTTCCCTCGACTGTCGATGACATGTACTCACACTCAACGGCTCATTTCTCACGCCAGAGTTAATGCTGGCACCGACCTCAACCAAGCCATCCGCGAATCTTCTGGCGCCATCCTCGCGGTCGACAACGAATATGGGCGCTGGTGGTCAGCGATGTATTCCGGCAACATCGTCGACCTCGCCGAGGGCGACCATGTCAGCAAGAAGGCTGGCGAGGCAGACCCATGCAACATCATGTTCTCCTCCTTCTGGGATGGTGACGATGTCAACAACGACGCCGGAGACGGTGCGGATAGTGCCGCTTCGGACTGGAGCTTGTTCCTGCTCACTTAGATTAGGTATAGTTTAagttttttaaaaattgttcgtcAAATTTGTATACAAACCTAAATTGTTTTAATGAATTCGTAATTTTTGGTTGCTAGACAAAGTTAAAGGGCGGTGGAGATGTGCTTAGAAAAAAATTCTGGCAATATGCAAATAGATCATGTGCattattttgatgcagaggctgaggcAAAGTTtcccattttttttaaaaaaaatgcagAAGATATGTGATTGCCTGGTGAGTAATTGAGGTCGTGATTTGTTAGTTTATTCATCGATCGATCGCACCATTGCACCAAGTCTAGATCATGATGGAAAACATGCGTGTAATGATCGATAATCTCAACATAACCTACCTCAGTCCTAGAGGTCACATGCACGCATTACTACCAGCTCCGAGCAGCGGGTAACACATGCTCACTCCCTGTCCCCTTCCCATTTTAGGGACCTTTTTGTGTTCTCGTTCGGACATTTGGCCAGCCTCCTTGGATCCAGGAACGATGAAATCGTAGACAAGCAAGCTTGCATGAATGACAATGTCGTCGTTCCGAGACGACCCGCCCAATGTCACTTTACACAACTCCCTGCCGTGCGTCTGCAGCTGGAGTTCCCTTGAAGAATAGTGTACGTAGAACTGGTAGACTGTTCATTGTCTACTTGAACGAACAAAGTCTGCAGGCCGGCCGGTGCTCGTGCACCAACCTTGCTGCGGTACGAATCTGACCATCGACTACTACGTATATTAATAATCCGCCGCCCAAAGACCAACGCAGCGCCATGCAAAGTATCCTACACAATCCTAAAGCACCTAGCAAAGCGGCTATACCTTGTAGTACATGTAAGGACGAATGGTATCTTGACTTGAAGACAACATGCACAGAAATGTACTTCCTCATGTTCATAATTATTTTGCTTTCTCCCTTAGGTTCAAGTCAAACTTGATAAACTTTGACAAAATATTATGGAAAAATATTAACATCAAAAATACAAAATCTATTATAATAGAATCATCATAAGGTATATTTTCATATTGATGTACCTCATATTATGGATATTGTTAATTTTCTTATATTCTTAGTTAAACGTTACAAAGGTTGATTTTATTAAACCTAGAAGACAAAGTAAATATCACATGTTTTCTTAACTCTTGACATAGACAATATTGACGTCTTAAGTTGCTTCAGAAGAATTAGGGAAATTCGTTCCTCAAAAACCTATATTTGTCCTAGATTCATCGTGCATGCATCGGTAAGTTCGAGTGAGGCCAAAAACCTCTCCTTGGTCATCCCACGTGGGCGACCATAGAGGCGAACCCTAATTGCCCCTCTGCTCCCACCACACCCTGCTCCTCTTCCCCGCCGCCATCGCCATGCGCCATGTGGCAAATCCCATGCGGTGTCGGTGGCAGGTTCCTGCTCGCGAGAAGTTCTGCGCGGGGCAATATCGATCTGGCGGCAGAGAGCTACAATGATGGACCGACACCCCTCATGCGGTGGCCCGATGCGCTGCGGCCCAGGCGGTTCCCCGTGGTGGAGGCGGTGAAGCTCGGCAGCGCTGGCATCTTCCTCTCGTCGGCGATGGCAGTGTCGTCGATAACTTCTACTAGAGGTCTCCTTCGGAGaaatggctaaccgggtaaacccgggtgaattcagatgtaactttttcccacgatgattttgatatattatacgtttttttccgacgtcgtatgcaaaagttaatgcggttttaccatttttcaaaccttttttgcaaaataagtgaaaattcgaatttcttaattttccataatagtaggttgcgtaacatacaagaatctcaaaagattttatttttaaaattttctatcattttcctttctattttgcagAGTTAAAAAggcgatgggggggggggggggtgaagggtgcgtggggagtaaaaaCCAGAAaattaacctttagtcccggttggtgttatgaaccgagactaaagggacCCTTTAGTCTCGGATTGTAAcactaaccgggactaaagaggccTACGCCGGCCGCGGCCCACCATaaccctttagttccggttggtattaccaaccgagactaaagggtaccctttagtcccgggctGGAGCATTAGTCTCGATTCACCAGCAGAACcgagactaaagaccccattagtcccgggtcaaaATATTTGGGGcctaatgggttgggatggaagcccttttttctactagtgttatcAAGCAGATGAAAGACTATTTGGAGCCAAAACCTACATTTGGTTTCAGAATTTAATCAGTGTATATGATATATCGATCACGTGTAAAATGGCCGCTAACGGGTTGAGAAAATCATACGCCATGCACACTCTTTGCTTGGCGCGTTGACAGCAGCACATCATGGTCTCACTTGGTTTTGACGCACGCGAGATCAAGGCTGCTTAATTAATTGGAGAGGTTGGGCATTACGCTAATGCGGTAGGTTTTCAAAAGTTTTCGGACCATTTTTATATATCTTCCACGCAAAAGTCGCAGCACGCCAGCACGGAATCTGATTTTAATTTGAGCTCGAACAGTATTGGCTGGGAAAGCTAATCGCCGGCCTAGCTAGGTTGGAAAGCGCCTTTTGCCGATGATCGAGACTGAAAAGCAAGTTCGTGCTTTGTAGGCACATGAATGCATTTTGCTCCATCATTTTTGAATGATGAGCGACTAACCCACTGCGGCTTAATTAATTCGGAGATTTTTAAATTTTGGGCGGTCGGTTCCTTTGGAGATGGATGGACCCCCGTCGCATGTTTTTTTTAGGAAAAAAGGCTACTTCCACCTTGCTGGGCCGGGCTTCCGTTCCGTTTTGACCGGCCCATCTAAGGGCCCGCAACAGCTACTGGTTAGAGAAGGACCTGGCAGGCTTAATAGCTCTTCTAAAACCGAGCGAAGCTCCACCTCAATATCTCGCTACATCGGCCTTATTTGGGGCAGCCCAATGGCGGATACAGTTTTTGTTAAGGAATTCTGAAAAATAGCAGTAAAATCATTTTAGAGATCAACAAATGTACAAAAATGCTTGAAATATTTTTAGCTCAAGAAAAATCGGACCACCCAAATTAATTAAGGACCTTTTTTCCTTTGTCGTTCCGCTCCACTATAGACCATAGTGTAAAAAATCAGACCGGGGATCAAACCGGTGAGCGTGTCGGTTTAGGTTTTTACTTGTTAGACCGTGGTTCACTACCTGATTTTCTAAgcaataaaataatatatttactAATAAATGTTGCAATAAATTAAAAATATACTATGTGCAAAAATATGATGGTGCCTCTATACTTAATCTTTTTTGCGAAAATTAAACcgctctattaataatcatcaatagtagTACAAACATCCTAAaagataataaaaattacaaataggtaattggaccacctagcgacgactacagacactagcacgagccgaaggcgcactGCTGtcatcgcccctccatcaccggagtcagacaaagcttgtcgtagtagagcttgcacGCCGCCGTCATCGTCCCTCCATCACTGGAGTCAGGCAaaaacttgtcgtagtagagcttatcATAGTAGAAATactggaagtcgtcgtgctaaagcCTCGAAGAACCAGCGCAACAGAGCAACAATCATCGCCAATGATAACAACCGTAGATCAGAACAGACTGACATGAAACCCATACCGAGGAACATGAAAACCGACCGGGTCCCTGGAGATTCGTCGGGCACATGACTCCACACGCACTTTGTCAATGCTAGACACACCACCTGAGCAAGGATAGGACGGGGAGGACTTTACTCTTGACTTCaagatgtagccgccgcctcaacaTCCCGAAAAAGATACT contains:
- the LOC124659832 gene encoding protein STRICTOSIDINE SYNTHASE-LIKE 10-like, whose protein sequence is MRRRGGFSSTWLLLLVGFLAVSLAPPCAAAEIKTRPTEWSFRLLLPSGVTGAESLAFDARGNGPYAGVSDGRVLKWGGSAVGWTTFAYHANYRKLAMCTVPVAPSEQTESLCGRPLGLAFHRKSGDLYIADAYKGLMRVGADGGEAEVLASGADGVPFNFVNGIDVDQATGDVYFTDSSVTYPRRFNTEIMMNADATGRLLKYDAKTKQVTVLKDDLPYPNGVAVSYDGTYVVVAHTVPCQAHKYYLQGAKAGRYELLADLPGYPDNVRRDGKGGYWVALNQEKARPDATTAPVKHLVGVRLDGNGVEVEELTAAKGVTLSEVTERNGTLWLGSVELDYIGIAS
- the LOC124661263 gene encoding 50S ribosomal protein L28, chloroplastic-like; the encoded protein is MASMLCSYSMPAGAARAPLARSNAYATSLGFATSQLAGLSLGLTATAAPLPLSTKHTIVARRICPFLDKRTNRANKVSFSNHKTKKQQFVNLQYKKLWWEAGKRYVKLRLSTKALKTIEKHGLDAVAKKAGVDLNKK
- the LOC124662353 gene encoding protein JINGUBANG-like encodes the protein MAITPPDQERAAMSVPLLPRRHDSLSSSSSSSTSSSFSASSDGAPMMPMPMEASPCKPLAVFRDAHGGGGSVSCLSLCGEFLLSASTGADIVAWQQPDLRLFARFGGGEGSGSGSVKALAVAGGRVFSAHQDGRVRVWRVSRRSENAFKLVAALPTARDYLGRVFRQASYAPQTRRGARRRLWIEHADSISCLAVAVQDGVVYSGSWDRTLKVWRMSDLRCLESVRAHDDAINAVAADCGVVYSASADGRVKAWEKGKSTHTLLAVLVARDGVSWNAVAVSADGTSAGRRVYAAGSDGHVLGWDRHGGARWNLACDIKAHPMAVLCLCVAGDLVCTGSADKTIGLWRRQPDGGLAKVGAVGGHEGPVKCIQASVCRTSNGCMVYSGGLDKSIRVWWVPNGDQRRPETDTKDHKPCVFLRTDAYVHTKPKTNFGTWPMGNSFENKLNLVGAYTGVMRGGDNADERQDVAVEEHRDNSDVTVLDEGGGEGGEEGGGALVLGLRPGMEPGLLAKAMVPSNDGIFF